A window of Phyllobacterium sp. T1293 contains these coding sequences:
- a CDS encoding 6,7-dimethyl-8-ribityllumazine synthase has protein sequence MDQFQNNNTPHPAPRIAFIQARWHSEIVDQCRVGFEGELKSQGVIPGRFDVYDVPGSFDIPLLAKKLAETGHYDAIVATGLVVDGGIYRHDFVAGTVVNALLTAQMETGVPMLSAVLTPHHFQEHTQHIEFFTKHFLTKGQEAARACLQIIGTFRRVAELTAA, from the coding sequence ATGGATCAGTTCCAGAATAACAATACCCCACATCCCGCACCACGCATCGCCTTTATCCAGGCCCGATGGCATTCGGAAATCGTCGATCAATGCCGCGTCGGCTTTGAAGGCGAACTCAAAAGTCAGGGCGTGATCCCCGGACGATTCGACGTCTATGACGTGCCGGGATCATTCGATATTCCGCTGCTGGCCAAGAAACTGGCAGAAACCGGGCATTACGATGCAATCGTCGCAACGGGTCTGGTTGTTGATGGCGGTATCTATCGGCATGATTTCGTCGCCGGAACAGTGGTGAATGCACTTCTTACCGCCCAAATGGAAACGGGTGTTCCGATGCTGTCAGCCGTGCTGACTCCACATCATTTTCAGGAGCACACACAGCATATCGAGTTCTTCACCAAGCATTTCCTCACCAAAGGTCAGGAAGCCGCGCGTGCGTGTCTGCAGATTATCGGAACGTTCAGGCGCGTGGCTGAATTGACGGCTGCTTGA
- a CDS encoding C40 family peptidase has translation MTPVTLDKRLNAFRPDLADESLRGQVEADRFVEGKPMRISDPVVDVRGEARGDAGVTTQFLFGDDVLVFEDSNGWCWVQNERDGYVGYVVDTTLDQRYDEPTHIVIAPRTFVYPGSDLKFPPTNALSMGSLVTIKGGEERRGTLYGLLPSGEAIIAKHLVSIDEVTDDHVAVAETLIHTPYLWGGVSGFGIDCSGLLQLSLLMTGQSALRDSDMQAASIGELVEPDEHYKNLKRGDFVFWKGHAAMMASHSMLLHASGHTMSVTLEPLHDAIERIAYLYGKPTAVRRL, from the coding sequence ATTACCCCTGTGACATTGGATAAACGGTTGAATGCATTCCGCCCCGATCTGGCGGATGAAAGTCTGCGCGGGCAGGTAGAGGCGGATCGCTTTGTTGAAGGCAAGCCCATGCGCATTTCCGATCCGGTGGTTGATGTGCGGGGCGAAGCGCGCGGCGATGCCGGTGTGACCACGCAATTTCTATTCGGCGATGATGTCCTGGTGTTTGAAGACAGCAATGGCTGGTGCTGGGTCCAGAACGAACGCGATGGCTATGTCGGCTATGTCGTCGATACCACGCTTGATCAACGTTATGACGAGCCAACCCATATCGTTATCGCACCACGCACCTTTGTCTATCCGGGTTCGGACCTGAAGTTCCCGCCGACCAATGCCTTGTCCATGGGATCGCTGGTCACGATAAAGGGCGGCGAGGAGCGCCGGGGCACGCTTTATGGTCTTTTGCCAAGTGGTGAGGCGATTATTGCCAAGCATCTCGTGTCCATTGATGAAGTCACTGATGATCATGTTGCTGTGGCCGAAACCTTGATTCACACCCCCTATCTCTGGGGCGGCGTATCAGGCTTTGGCATCGATTGCTCTGGCCTTCTGCAACTGTCGCTGCTGATGACCGGACAGTCCGCATTGCGCGATTCCGACATGCAGGCGGCTTCCATCGGCGAACTGGTGGAACCTGACGAACATTACAAAAATCTGAAACGCGGGGATTTTGTTTTCTGGAAAGGCCATGCCGCCATGATGGCCAGCCATTCCATGCTGCTTCACGCAAGCGGCCATACCATGAGCGTAACGCTTGAACCGCTGCACGATGCCATTGAGCGTATTGCCTATCTTTATGGCAAACCGACAGCGGTGCGGCGGTTGTAG
- a CDS encoding MarR family transcriptional regulator, with amino-acid sequence MQIELKPFQALTLWKEIAISEVRDDAHDLTMRQLAVLLTVYLEPPPHTIRGMAAKLDVTKPVITRALDTMGGYGLVDRHRDEKDKRNVLVKRTVKGALYVEKLGDLVIAKAKGLPL; translated from the coding sequence ATGCAGATTGAACTCAAGCCGTTTCAGGCCCTGACATTGTGGAAGGAAATTGCCATCTCCGAAGTGCGGGATGATGCGCATGACCTGACAATGCGGCAATTGGCCGTGCTGCTGACTGTCTATCTGGAGCCGCCGCCGCATACGATCCGTGGTATGGCTGCAAAGCTTGATGTGACCAAACCGGTGATCACCCGTGCGCTTGACACAATGGGCGGTTATGGATTGGTGGATCGTCATCGTGATGAAAAGGACAAGCGCAATGTTCTCGTCAAGAGAACGGTAAAAGGTGCGCTCTATGTTGAAAAGCTCGGCGACCTTGTGATTGCCAAAGCAAAAGGATTACCCCTGTGA